GCAATTTTTTTTCCCAAAACAGAATCCGCTTCCTAAACAAAGCTTCATTTATGGAATAGATATAGGTAGGATAGGAGTCAAATTCAACCCCAGTTATATATCTATACCCATCTGGATATACAACTCCAGCATACCTATTTGTCGAAATAAAGCATTCTTTTTTCCCAATTTTAACTTTTTCTTCAAATTTAATTAGTATTGGATCTTTATCCTTCAAAAAGAGACCATGAAATTTCTTTGTAGGAACTTCGATTAAAGTAGTGGCGGCGAATCCCCCTTTTCCATCAGATAATATCCATTCTTTTGAAACTCCTTTTTCAAAGCTGTTTATTTTCGATTTTCCAAAAAACAAAATTTTCTCCCTCCTTTCGGATTTCTAAAATTTTTCTTATTTTTCTTAAGGCTCTGTATACGCTCATTTTAGATAATGGGGGATCCATCAATGCACCAATTTCTTTTAGGCTCAAGGATGGATGCTTTATCCTTAACTCAGCTATCTCTCTTAATTTGGCGGGAAGTTTATTTATTCTATCTCCCAATTGATCTATAAGAATCCTATCTTTAAGAGAAGCGGAAGCAATTCTTTCTGCATTAGCAGCATCGCAGTTGGCTTCTCTGTTGGCTTTCTCTCGTATCCTTTTAACAGTACGTACGTCCTCAAGCTTTTTTAAAAACCTTTCAGCGCCTATAGTTTTAAGAACAGAGCCTACACTCGACATATTTCTAAACATTATGTAGTACCTATTATTCCTAATTCTAAGACTAACACTTAATCCTTTTTCTCTCAAAAACCTTTCAATATAAAGAGCAAGATCTCTTTGAGGTATACCTATTTCAAGATGATAGCCTTTCCAGGGTTTAACCATGCTTCCACATCCCCAAAAAAGTCCCCTCATAAAATCTCCCCAAAGACTATCATTTAAATATGCAAGAGGATCTTTTGCAAATTCTGGAAATTTTCTGAGAAGTATTTCATATCCATTTTTATATTTGGCTTTCAAAGAATACTTCTCCCCTATAATATCAAGGTATTTACAAAGTTTTCTCGTTTCAGATGGTGAATCAAGTTTTATCTTAAAAGAGGGCTCCGCTTTTGCTGATAGGAAACCACTTATTTCTGCTTTTATAGCTTCCTCGCTTAAAGCAATTTTTTCTAATATTTCTTCTCTTAATGAGGTATAAAGAGACATTCAAACTCCTCTCTCTCTGAAAATTTTTAAAATAGCTTCAGCGAGTTTATAAGAATCATGTCTTATTACTCCATCTTTTTCGCAAACTAAGTCTAAGCATACGAAGATAGGTTTTTTATTATCTAAGGGAATATCAACCTTTACAGGTTCGGCTCCTTCAGCTTTATATTTTTCGAGCATTCTTGACGAAATAGAACCTATATTAACAATTACATAGTCTATAACATCCTCTCCCAGGTATTTCTTTATTTCCTTTAGATGATCAATAACGCTAAATCTTTCTGTTTCTCCTGGCTGGGTCATTATATTGCATATATAGAATTTTATAGCACATGCATTTCTAATTGCTTCAACAACGTCCTTAAATAGTAAACTAGGAATAAGACTTGTATAAAGACTCCCCGGTCCTATAACTATTATATCCGCTTTTTTGATAGCATCTAAAACTTTCGGAGATACAGATGCTGTGTAAGGAATTATTTCAATCTTTGTTATCTTTTTTCCAATCTTTGGAATTTCTGTCTCTCCTTCAATGAAACTTCCGTCTTCGAAAAAAGCTTTAAGCCTTACATCACTTAATGTAACTGGAAGAACTTCAGCTTCTATTCCTAAGATTTTCCTTAATTTATTAACCCCTGCTAGAAAATCTCCTTCGCTTTCGGAAAGTGCTAAAAGGACAAGATTTCCTAGCGAATGCCCCTTTAGTTCCCCCCTCTCAAACCTATATTTAAGTATAGACACCCACGGATTGTTTGTCTCGGCAAGGGAAAGCAAACAATTCCTTATATCACCTATAGCTACACCTCCCCAATCTTTCCTTATTCTTCCGCTTGAACCTCCTTCATCACTTACAGTAACCACTGCTGTTATGTTAACTGTATACTTCCTGAGGCCCTTTAACAGAGTAGAGAGTCCTGTTCCTCCACCTATAGCAACTATTTTAGGACCTCTTCTTTGTTCTATCTCTTGATAAATTTCATCTACAGAAAGCCCCCTTTTTCGGAGCTCTAAGTCAATAGAGAAAAATAGCTTAAAGAAGCTGATAACGACTAAAAATATACCTAATAGAATAAATAGAACATCTATATAAAAACCATCAGGTTTACCTATGCTCAAACCGCATAGAAAACCACCTATAATTAGGATACCTATCCATCTTTTGAGCCCAAGGCCAGGTAAAAACCAACTTTTCATTCTTTATTTATGTCTCTATGCACCACCTTGAGGTTAGGATACCCTTCCCTACGTAAGTATCCTGCTACTTCTTCTGCAACAACAACTGAACGATGTTTTCCGCCTGTACAACCAAACGCTATATTTACATAGCTTTTTCCTTCCTCAAAATATTTTGGCATTAGGAAATTAAGTAAATCATAAAGTTTATTAAGGAATGCTTGGGTTACTTCGCTTGAAAGAATGAAAGATTGTACTTTTTTATCTAAACCACTTAAGTTTCTAAGTTCTTCAGAGTAATAAGGATTAGGTAAAAACCTTAGGTCAAAGACAAGATCTGCTTCTAGCGGAATTCCATACTTGAATCCAAAAGAATATATAGATATTAGTAATACAAATGGTCCTAGTTTTTCTTTAACCACTATTCCCTTAATTGTATTTTTAAGAGCCGCAGGAGGCATATTTGAGGTATCAATAATTAAGTCAGCTACATCTCTTAGTGGTTTCAGTATGGTTTTTTCTTCTTCTATCGCTTCTCTTAAGCTTATTAGCCCATTTTGCAAAGGGTGAGGCCTTCGAGTTTCCTCAAACCGTCTTATAATGACTTCGTCACTAGCCTCAAGAAATATTACTTTGAAAGCTATGCCTCTTTCTCTGAGAAAAGATAAGCTTGCTTTTAAATCAGGAAGTAAATCCCTTCCCCTTATATCTATAACTAAGGCTATTTTCTCAAGACCACGGGAGAGAAGTGAAAGTTCCACAAGCTTTGGTATTAAAAGGGGTGGAAGATTATCTATACAGAAATAACCTATATCTTCCAGACTCCTTAATGCTAATGATTTTCCAGCTCCTGAAAAACCAGTTATTACAATAAGTTGCATTTCTCACCTCAAGAAAAACCTTAATGCCTCAACAACACCGTCTCCAAGAGGAGCTTTTGTGATATAGTGAGCATATTTTTTTAGGTTGGGGTCCGCATTTGAAACAGCTATAGCCAATCCAACTCTCTTAAAGACTTCGATATCGTTTTCACTATCGCCAAAAGCCATAACTTCACTTAAATCATACTCAAGTCTTTCAAGAAGTTTTTCCAAAGCTACTCCTTTATTGGCTTTGGGGTTAACTACTTCTATATAGGTTGGGAAAGATCTTGCTACATAAGCTTTTCCATTCAAATAATTTTTAAAGAATGCTAGATATCTATCTACTAATTTTGAAGTTTCAGCAAGCAGCAATATCTTAAGAATTAGTTTTTCTTTGAAAATCTCACTTAAGTTTTTTGCTACCATAACTTCTTCTTTTACATAGTTCATATAAAACTTTAAAACTTCAGACATTCTAAGAGCTAGCATTCTGTGAGGGGTAAAAAAATGTGGAGAAAATCCAGGGATAAGATGTAATAACCTTAGCACTTCTAATATAGCTTTCTTATCAAGAGGTATTGTAAAAATTATATCTCCGTTCAGGCTTTCTATTAGTGCTCCGTTGCAAGATATAATAGGAAGGTCGCTCCCGATCTTTTTTGCAAAATCTCGAGCAGCCATTGTCAGTCTTCCTGTAGCAACAACAATTCTTATACCAAGATTTCTTACTCTCCTAAATTCCTCTACAACATGTGGTTCTATGTCACCTTCTCTAGAAAGAAGGGTACCATCTAAGTCCACAACTATAAGTTTTATTTTATTTTTCCACATTCCTTATCCCTTCCTTTTAATACTCTAATGCCATGTAAAAGAAGAGGCATTATAATATCTAAACTTTCAGCAACTCCTTTCGGACTGCCAGGTAAATTAATGATTAGGGTTTCTCCAACTATACCGGCAATAGCTCTGGACAACGCTGCAAAAGGTGTAGATTTATAACCTTCTATCCTCATAATCTCTGGTATACCCGGAACTTCTCTCTCTATCACTCTACGTGTAGCTTCAGGCGTTACATCTCTCTTGCTCCATCCGGTTCCCCCACTTGTTAAAATTAGGTCACATTTAGCTTCCACAAACTCCTTTATTTTTTCAGTTATAGTCTCGAGCTCATCTGGAACTATAGCATAGTGAGTAACTTCTCCTCCAATTTCTAGTATTTTCTCTTCTAAAATTTTTCCACTTACATCTTTTCTTTCCCCTCTTGAACCCTTGTCACTCGCAACAATAACTCCCACATTAAGGCGCTCTAATATAAACACTTCATCTCCTATTTTTACCCTTCCCTCTTTCAGAACCTCAGCCCATAAGCCATACTTTTTAACAATACCGTAGCGTCCTCGGGTATTAATAATACTTTCACTACCAATAGATCTAATTTTAACCACAAGCTCACCGATTTTGAGAAAGTCACCTACGTTGGGAAACAAATCTCCTTTGATTGTTATATCTTCAACGAAACCCTTGAGGTCAGCAGGATGCAAGTTTTCTTCTTTTAGATAATTTATAGAAAAAATAACTATTTTTTCTCCTTTGAAAAATCCAAGCTCGAAAGTTGGTAGCTTTTTCCCAGAAACAGAACTTACATTGAGAGATAAAACTTTACCTTTCTCTAAAGAAGTCACCGCTTTTTCCTCCTCTTTTGCTTACAAGATGTACATCCTTTATAACTATTCCCTTATCTAAACTTTTACACATATCATAAATGGTTAAAGCAGCTAAAGTCACAGCTGTTAAAGCCTCCATTTCAACACCAGTTCTTTCCCTAGCTTTTACCTTTGCTATTATTTCTATAGAAAATTCTTCTGGAAGAAGCTCAAAATCAATGGAAATATGATCCAAAATTATAGGGTGACATAAAGGTATAAGTTCGTGCGCTTTTTTGGCTCCTATTATTCCAGCTATGCGGGCAGCTTCTCTGGGATCTCCTTTAGGTAAATTTCCTTCTAATAAAGAGGTATAGACCTTTTCTCCCAAAACAATTTTTCCACAAGCTACAGCTTCTCTTTCTGTAAGATCTTTATCAGAAACATCTATCATTTTGGCCAAAAGCATCACCCTCCTATTTTTGACATTGGACCTAATTTTCTGTCTTTCAAATCAAACCATCCTCTTGGTTTAAGTTCGATCGCCCTTTTTATTAGTAAAAGAATGTTTTCCTCATCAGATCCCTCTCTTATTGCTTTTTTAAGATCGACTTCAGGTCCTCCAAACAAACATGTTTTAATTCTTCCATCGGCTGTTAATCTTATTCTATTACAGCTTCCACAAAAATGATGGCTGATAGAACCGATAAAACCTATTACTCCTCCCCAAGGTAATTTAAAATACTTAGCTGGTCCAGACCCACTCTCAAAATCAAATTTCTCAAGGGAATATTTTTTTTCTATAATTTCTTTTATCTCATCTATGGAGATAAAGTTCTCTTTCTTCCAAATAGAACTGCTTACTGGCATAAACTCAATAAATCTAACCACAAGATTAGTATGTTTTGTTATGTTTACAAATTCCATAATTTCATCATCATTAAAGCCTCTTATAGTTACCACGTTAAGTTTCACTTTAAAGCTGTTTTCAAGAAAGATCTCTATACCACTCCAAACATCTCTTATGTCTCCAAAGCGCGTAATATACTGATACTTACTAGGGTCAAGAGTGTCCAAACTAACGTTCAAAGAATCTAAGTTTACATTTAAAAGGTCTTTACAGAAGTTTTTAAGGAGAATACCGTTGGTAGTTAAAGAGACTCTAACTGATGGAAACGTTTCTTTCACTTTTTTAAGGAAAGGTACAAAATCTTCTCTTACTAAAGGTTCTCCTCCTGTGAATCTCACCCTTCTAAGGCCAAGCAGGACGAAACAATTAATAATTTTTAATAACTCCTCATATCTTAATATTTCTGAATTAGGAATTAATTCAACCCCACTAGAAGGCATACAGTATCTACATCTTAGATTACACCTGTCTGTTACAGAAATTCTAAGGTAACTTATAGTTCTACCAAAGCTGTCGACCAAATCTATCTTGCCCATCTATATCCTCCTAAAGATAAGACCCTATTTTTAAAAGATGGGCTGTCTAAGATATCAAGAAGGATCCTAACTTGCGGCAGAACTAAGTGCTCTTTAAGCGTTATTAAATCGTATTCCTCCTCGAATAAAGGTATGAAATCTAACCCCAGAATTTTGGCTGCGGAGTATATTCCTATTCCCACATCGGCATTTCCCGAAGCTACTCTAATAGCTACGCCAAGGTGGGTAAATTCTTCATCATCATATCCTTTTATAGATGATGAGGATATGCCTTCTTTCTTAAGTAAATAATCAAATAGAATTCTTGTGCCTGAACCTCTCTGTCTATTAACAAAAACTATATCCTCTCTCGTAAGATCTAATAGACTTTTTATTCTTTTAGGATTACCAGGTTTAACCATTAATCCCTGTTCTCGGTAGAGAAATTTAATTATTTCCACAGCTTCTCCAGTTAAATGCTTTTCTATATAAGGAATATTATACTTTTCGGCTTTATCATCAAAAAGGTGAATTCCAGAAATATGAGCCTCTCTGTTTTTAAGAGCAAACAATCCTCCTAAACTACCTATATGCACAGAAACAAAGCGAAAGCCTGGATAGAGCTTGCTAATTTCGTCAGAGATTATATCAAGACTAAGGTCATGACTACCTATAAAAAGAATGGTTCCTTCTAATTCTTCCCTTTTTCTTAGAAGATTAACCTCAATCTTAGAGCCTCTTTCCAATTCAATGACATTTCTTGGGATTAAAGCATAACCATCCGCTTTTCCTAGAGATGAAATATTACCAGCTCCTCTAGGCAAAGTAACAGCTACCCATCTACCTGAAACTTTACCTAACCTTACTCTTATAACTTCCTCTATTCCTTCTGTGGAAACCAATCCTTTAGAAAGATAGGCTTCTATTTTATCTGGACGAAAAGGAGGTACCCCTAAATAAGCCGAGATTAAAGGGTTAACAAAGAAGTTTAACCCCACCCACGCAGAAACAGGATACCCTGGTAGACCAACAACTGGTTTTTCTTTCACCTTTCCAAGAATGAGGGGTTTGCCAGGTTTACAAGCGATTCCCTCAACTACGATCTCTCCCAAAGCAGCTATAACTTCAGCTGTAAAATCCTTCTCTCCCTTAGATGAACCAGCTCCTA
This portion of the Synergistota bacterium genome encodes:
- a CDS encoding molybdopterin biosynthesis protein; the protein is MEYLKRVLPREEALKCWLSSLNPSPIGEEKISLKEALGRVTSRAVFATISSPPLKLSGMDGFALRSCQTVKATENNPVIIDDYIPVNTGFPITQEYDAVLPKEEALFEGTSLKILRSLRTGENIRFPGESFSQGELLLESCRRIGFQELQLIAASGINELWVWKKPKVCFIPVGNELAPIGEELKNRLAYESNSLMLEALIKEWGGDVVVKDILHDDYEEILNSLRREIDSYDIVIIGAGSSKGEKDFTAEVIAALGEIVVEGIACKPGKPLILGKVKEKPVVGLPGYPVSAWVGLNFFVNPLISAYLGVPPFRPDKIEAYLSKGLVSTEGIEEVIRVRLGKVSGRWVAVTLPRGAGNISSLGKADGYALIPRNVIELERGSKIEVNLLRKREELEGTILFIGSHDLSLDIISDEISKLYPGFRFVSVHIGSLGGLFALKNREAHISGIHLFDDKAEKYNIPYIEKHLTGEAVEIIKFLYREQGLMVKPGNPKRIKSLLDLTREDIVFVNRQRGSGTRILFDYLLKKEGISSSSIKGYDDEEFTHLGVAIRVASGNADVGIGIYSAAKILGLDFIPLFEEEYDLITLKEHLVLPQVRILLDILDSPSFKNRVLSLGGYRWAR
- the moaA gene encoding GTP 3',8-cyclase MoaA, which produces MGKIDLVDSFGRTISYLRISVTDRCNLRCRYCMPSSGVELIPNSEILRYEELLKIINCFVLLGLRRVRFTGGEPLVREDFVPFLKKVKETFPSVRVSLTTNGILLKNFCKDLLNVNLDSLNVSLDTLDPSKYQYITRFGDIRDVWSGIEIFLENSFKVKLNVVTIRGFNDDEIMEFVNITKHTNLVVRFIEFMPVSSSIWKKENFISIDEIKEIIEKKYSLEKFDFESGSGPAKYFKLPWGGVIGFIGSISHHFCGSCNRIRLTADGRIKTCLFGGPEVDLKKAIREGSDEENILLLIKRAIELKPRGWFDLKDRKLGPMSKIGG
- a CDS encoding Cof-type HAD-IIB family hydrolase, giving the protein MWKNKIKLIVVDLDGTLLSREGDIEPHVVEEFRRVRNLGIRIVVATGRLTMAARDFAKKIGSDLPIISCNGALIESLNGDIIFTIPLDKKAILEVLRLLHLIPGFSPHFFTPHRMLALRMSEVLKFYMNYVKEEVMVAKNLSEIFKEKLILKILLLAETSKLVDRYLAFFKNYLNGKAYVARSFPTYIEVVNPKANKGVALEKLLERLEYDLSEVMAFGDSENDIEVFKRVGLAIAVSNADPNLKKYAHYITKAPLGDGVVEALRFFLR
- the moaC gene encoding cyclic pyranopterin monophosphate synthase MoaC, with the translated sequence MIDVSDKDLTEREAVACGKIVLGEKVYTSLLEGNLPKGDPREAARIAGIIGAKKAHELIPLCHPIILDHISIDFELLPEEFSIEIIAKVKARERTGVEMEALTAVTLAALTIYDMCKSLDKGIVIKDVHLVSKRGGKSGDFFRER
- a CDS encoding molybdopterin-binding protein, whose protein sequence is MTSLEKGKVLSLNVSSVSGKKLPTFELGFFKGEKIVIFSINYLKEENLHPADLKGFVEDITIKGDLFPNVGDFLKIGELVVKIRSIGSESIINTRGRYGIVKKYGLWAEVLKEGRVKIGDEVFILERLNVGVIVASDKGSRGERKDVSGKILEEKILEIGGEVTHYAIVPDELETITEKIKEFVEAKCDLILTSGGTGWSKRDVTPEATRRVIEREVPGIPEIMRIEGYKSTPFAALSRAIAGIVGETLIINLPGSPKGVAESLDIIMPLLLHGIRVLKGRDKECGKIK
- the rapZ gene encoding RNase adapter RapZ, with product MQLIVITGFSGAGKSLALRSLEDIGYFCIDNLPPLLIPKLVELSLLSRGLEKIALVIDIRGRDLLPDLKASLSFLRERGIAFKVIFLEASDEVIIRRFEETRRPHPLQNGLISLREAIEEEKTILKPLRDVADLIIDTSNMPPAALKNTIKGIVVKEKLGPFVLLISIYSFGFKYGIPLEADLVFDLRFLPNPYYSEELRNLSGLDKKVQSFILSSEVTQAFLNKLYDLLNFLMPKYFEEGKSYVNIAFGCTGGKHRSVVVAEEVAGYLRREGYPNLKVVHRDINKE
- the whiA gene encoding DNA-binding protein WhiA codes for the protein MSLYTSLREEILEKIALSEEAIKAEISGFLSAKAEPSFKIKLDSPSETRKLCKYLDIIGEKYSLKAKYKNGYEILLRKFPEFAKDPLAYLNDSLWGDFMRGLFWGCGSMVKPWKGYHLEIGIPQRDLALYIERFLREKGLSVSLRIRNNRYYIMFRNMSSVGSVLKTIGAERFLKKLEDVRTVKRIREKANREANCDAANAERIASASLKDRILIDQLGDRINKLPAKLREIAELRIKHPSLSLKEIGALMDPPLSKMSVYRALRKIRKILEIRKEGENFVFWKIENKQL
- a CDS encoding YvcK family protein encodes the protein MKSWFLPGLGLKRWIGILIIGGFLCGLSIGKPDGFYIDVLFILLGIFLVVISFFKLFFSIDLELRKRGLSVDEIYQEIEQRRGPKIVAIGGGTGLSTLLKGLRKYTVNITAVVTVSDEGGSSGRIRKDWGGVAIGDIRNCLLSLAETNNPWVSILKYRFERGELKGHSLGNLVLLALSESEGDFLAGVNKLRKILGIEAEVLPVTLSDVRLKAFFEDGSFIEGETEIPKIGKKITKIEIIPYTASVSPKVLDAIKKADIIVIGPGSLYTSLIPSLLFKDVVEAIRNACAIKFYICNIMTQPGETERFSVIDHLKEIKKYLGEDVIDYVIVNIGSISSRMLEKYKAEGAEPVKVDIPLDNKKPIFVCLDLVCEKDGVIRHDSYKLAEAILKIFRERGV